In a single window of the Coffea eugenioides isolate CCC68of chromosome 3, Ceug_1.0, whole genome shotgun sequence genome:
- the LOC113765946 gene encoding uncharacterized protein LOC113765946, whose translation MSDFGDEQGTSSSSDEDDVLFAAGAALLFGPNAEPYGGPLQKVPCRTSALSGRHWVEEVLSGHHTRIMDATRLNVDSFMRLCQLLAECGFVPQNHQKRVTIEEALAMTLVMMSHNMRMRMIADRFNHSTETDCVGAIDGTHIPACAPRGQQVAYTNRHGVQSQNVLAVCDHDMRFVYVYAGWEGSAHDARVLDGALTGPNHFPMPPTGKYYLVDSAYRNLPGFLPPYRGRQADVSGRRRGRFATAKELFNYRHSALRNVIERSFGVLKRRFAILRGAVPNYMMTTQINVVIACCAVHNFIRDQQPNDMYFADAEEGDLDIHGAIPPYPEIQPLHSPPEVVEQWIGMRDTLATHMFNAYRNRR comes from the exons ATGAGCGACTTCGGAGATGAGCAGGGGACCAGCTCGTCTTCGGACGAAGACGATGTTCTTTTTGCTGCGGGTGCTGCGCTGCTATTTGGACCAAATGCAGAACCATACGGAGGTCCACTCCAGAAGGTGCCATGCAGGACGTCTGCGCTGTCAGGACGACACTGGGTTGAGGAAGTGCTGTCAGGCCACCATACCCGGATCATGGATGCAACAAGGCTAAACGTTGATTCTTTCATGAGGTTATGCCAGCTTTTGGCCGAATGCGGATTTGTTCCCCAAAATCATCAGAAAAGGGTTACAATAGAGGAGGCACTTGCGATGACATTGGTCATGATGAGCCACAACATGAGAATGCGTATGATTGCTGATCGATTTAACCATTCGACGGAGACA gaCTGCGTCGGAGCTATTGATGGGACACATATACCTGCTTGTGCCCCAAGAGGACAACAAGTGGCATACACTAATCGACACGGTGTACAGTCACAAAATGTTTTGGCTGTGTGCGACCATGATATGCGATTTGTGTACGTGTATGCCGGTTGGGAAGGAAGTGCACATGATGCCCGAGTCTTAGATGGGGCTTTGACCGGCCCAAATCACTTCCCCATGCCTCCTACAG GAAAATATTATTTGGTTGACTCCGCGTATCGAAACTTGCCCGGTTTCTTACCACCATATAGGGGACGCCAAGCTGATGTTAGTGGTCGCAGGAGGGGGAGATTTGCAACTGCGAAAGAGCTGTTTAATTACCGGCACTCTGCACTACGGAATGTCATAGAGCGAAGTTTCGGTGTCCTAAAAAGGAGATTTGCCATTTTAAGGGGAGCCGTTCCGAACTACATGATGACAACACAGATAAATGTAGTTATTGCTTGTTGTGCCGTGCATAACTTCATTAGGGATCAACAACCGAATGACATGTACTTTGCTGACGCGGAGGAGGGAGATCTAGATATTCATGGTGCAATTCCTCCTTATCCCGAGATACAGCCATTGCATTCTCCGCCTGAAGTTGTTGAGCAATGGATTGGCATGAGAGACACACTGGCTACGCATATGTTCAATGCCTATAGAAATAGGCGATAA
- the LOC113765947 gene encoding SH3 and multiple ankyrin repeat domains protein 1-like, which produces MFNSTSGNNKKRVPDWLNSSLWSSSPPPPPASPSPKSSPNDVVADRGVKSTPATSAKSSVQKAEASKYEPPAPAPPKVAVTAPPAVVVRAEAPKVEAQDLLGSQGRYYSSEDDEEDGARSNVDAVADTASEASAAVTVSSPVSAARPASSAAEDISRQAQLLQELSRKVINMGELRRLASQGIPDGAGIRATVWKSVIL; this is translated from the exons ATGTTTAATTCTACCAGCGGTAATAATAAAAAGCGCGTTCCCGATTGGTTGAACAGCTCTCTCTGGTCTTCTTCTCCGCCGCCACCGCCTGCGTCTCCGTCTCCTAAATCTTCTCCCAACGACGTCGTTGCTGATCGCGGTGTTAAATCCACTCCTGCGACCTCCGCCAAGTCTTCGGTTCAAAAGGCGGAGGCGTCTAAGTATGAGCCGCCGGCGCCAGCTCCGCCGAAGGTCGCCGTTACGGCTCCGCCAGCGGTTGTTGTAAGAGCAGAGGCGCCGAAAGTGGAAGCTCAGGATCTGTTGGGTAGTCAGGGGAGGTATTATAGTAGCGAGGATGATGAGGAGGATGGAGCTCGGAGCAATGTTGATGCGGTTGCAGACACGGCTTCTGAAGCGAGTGCAGCGGTGACGGTGAGCTCACCTGTATCGGCCGCTCGGCCGGCGAGTTCTGCTGCCGAGGATATTTCGCGGCAGGCTCAGCTATTGCAAGAG CTATCGAGGAAGGTTATAAATATGGGGGAATTGCGGAGGCTAGCATCACAAGGTATACCAGATGGAGCTGGCATTCGTGCCACAGTTTGGAAG TCAGTCATTCTTTGA
- the LOC113767083 gene encoding cytochrome P450 81E8-like, with the protein MEETTLLNTAVFCVLLLALVFKFWQRRSQNIPPSPAPALPIIGHLHLIKQPLHRTLHKLSQKCGPIFSLWFGTRLVVVVSSPSMVEECFTKNDIVLANRPRLILGKYVGYNYSDIIDVPHGDHWRNLRKLFTNEILSPTRLSMFLSIREDEIMRLLRNLYEISDNNFGKVELQSKFSELSFNVIMRMVTGKRYFGEGEDTEEAKKFRGLIRKVFESAGASNPGDFLPLLRWVDYKNFEKSLARIGKEIDVFFQGLIEEHRCDRSKNTMIDHLLTLQESQPECYDDEVIKANILALLFAATDTSAATMEWAMSLLLNHPNVLEKARTELDTHLGKDRLIHEQDLPKLPYLHNIIMETFRLIPPVPLLVPHEASADCRVGGYDLPSGTMLLVNAWEIHRDPDVWDDPTSFKPERFEGLQVEPSKLMPFGMGRRSCPGAGLAHRVVGAALGSLIQCFEWQRVGPKKVDLAEGIGITTHKAEPLEAKCKAREFVDRILSEDH; encoded by the exons ATGGAAGAAACTACTTTGTTAAACACAGCAGTATTCTGTGTTTTACTCTTGGCTTTAGTTTTCAAGTTTTGGCAAAGAAGAAGCCAAAATATCCCCCCAAGTCCGGCACCAGCTCTCCCGATAATAGGCCATCTTCACCTCATAAAACAACCTCTCCACCGCACCCTGCACAAATTGTCTCAAAAATGTGGCCCGATATTTTCTTTATGGTTTGGCACCCGCCTTGTGGTGGTGGTGTCATCACCATCCATGGTGGAGGAATGTTTCACCAAGAATGACATCGTGCTGGCGAACCGGCCCCGTTTAATCCTAGGCAAGTATGTAGGCTACAACTACTCTGATATTATTGATGTCCCCCATGGTGACCATTGGCGCAACCTTCGCAAGCTATTTACAAATGAAATACTTTCTCCTACTCGTCTCAGCATGTTCCTCTCCATTCGAGAAGATGAAATCATGCGTTTGCTCCGAAATTTGTATGAAATCTCTGACAATAATTTCGGAAAAGTCGAGCTGCAATCCAAGTTTTCGGAGCTTTCTTTTAATGTAATCATGAGGATGGTTACTGGGAAGCGATATTTTGGTGAAGGTGAGGACACTGAGGAGGCTAAGAAATTTCGGGGCCTTATTCGCAAAGTCTTTGAAAGCGCTGGTGCATCAAATCCTGGAGATTTCTTGCCATTATTGAGATGGGTAGATTACAAGAATTTTGAAAAGAGTTTGGCGAGGATAGGTAAAGAGATAGATGTATTTTTCCAAGGTCTGATTGAAGAACACCGTTGTGACAGGAGCAAGAATACCATGATTGATCATTTGCTGACCTTGCAAGAATCACAGCCAGAATGCTACGACGATGAAGTCATCAAAGCAAATATCTTG GCCCTGTTATTTGCTGCAACAGATACATCAGCAGCGACAATGGAATGGGCAATGTCTCTTCTACTTAACCATCCCAACGTATTGGAGAAGGCAAGAACTGAACTCGATACTCATCTTGGAAAGGATCGCTTAATTCATGAACAAGATTTACCAAAGTTGCCTTACCTTCACAACATCATCATGGAGACTTTTCGTTTAATCCCTCCAGTACCTCTCCTTGTACCCCACGAGGCTTCTGCAGATTGCAGAGTTGGGGGATATGACTTGCCAAGTGGGACGATGTTGCTGGTAAATGCATGGGAAATCCACAGGGATCCCGACGTTTGGGATGATCCCACAAGCTTCAAGCCGGAGAGATTTGAAGGTCTACAAGTGGAACCAAGCAAGCTGATGCCCTTTGGAATGGGAAGAAGGTCTTGCCCTGGTGCAGGCCTGGCACACCGCGTGGTTGGTGCGGCCTTAGGATCATTGATACAATGTTTTGAGTGGCAGAGGGTTGGTCCAAAGAAGGTTGATTTGGCTGAAGGAATAGGGATCACCACACATAAAGCAGAGCCATTGGAGGCGAAATGCAAAGCGAGAGAATTCGTTGACAGGATTCTTTCGGAAGATCATTGA
- the LOC113765948 gene encoding pentatricopeptide repeat-containing protein At1g04840-like gives MRVLAPKSALPSKKNNPIFSPPPKPHQSYSKIIPQNPNQAETHFITLIHASKTILQLQQIHSQLILQAMSSNSKIITQLISSSSSQRSIDYALHIFNSFTDPNVYMFNALIRGLTENSWFRKTFEFFKLMLRLDVRPSRLTFPFVLKSVVGLGDKWLGGMVHGGILKMGLEFDGFVRVSLVDMYAKMELLSLALQLFDESPERNKLDSVLLWNVVINGCCKSGILEKAVELFEAMPERNFGSWNSLINGLMRNGKVDKAVELFEGMVEKNVVSWTTMVHGLSLNGMHEKALEMFFNMIEEEGARANDLTLVSVLSACAKTGALEAGMKIHKYILSNKFRFNAAVGTALIDMYAKCGQIQSASQVFRDTKEKDVRTWSVMIWGWAIHGSVEQALQCFEKMKLTGIEPDEVAFLAVLTACSHAGLVDEGLKFFDSMKLDYSIEPTMKHCAVIVDLYGRAGQLDKALRFIQCMALTPDFVIWGALFSACRAHKNIEMAKYVSEKLLQLEPKHSGSYVFMSNIYAGVGIWEEVERVRTSMKDKGAAKDPGLSHVEVHGKLHSFVAGDQAHMHTKEIYSKLEEMTNRAREHGYIPETEWVLHNIEEEEKEDALGTHSEKLALAFGLIRTSPGVVLRIVKNLRICGDCHSLMKHVSKLSQREIVVRDIKRFHHFKDGICSCQDYW, from the exons ATGAGAGTTCTGGCACCAAAAAGTGCTCTTCCCTCCAAAAAGAATAACCCCATTTTTTCTCCACCCCCTAAACCTCACCAATCTTACAGCAAAATCATCCCTCAGAATCCGAATCAAGCTGAAACCCATTTCATAACTCTCATTCATGCCTCCAAAACCATCCTCCAACTCCAACAAATTCATTCCCAACTCATTTTGCAAGCAATGTCTTCCAACAGTAAGATCATCACTCAACTAATTTCTTCCTCCTCTTCACAGAGATCAATTGACTATGCTTTGCACATCTTTAATTCTTTTACTGACCCAAatgtttatatgtttaatgCATTAATTAGAGGCCTAACCGAAAATTCTTGGTTTAGGAAAACGTTTGAATTTTTTAAGCTTATGTTAAGGCTTGATGTTAGACCATCTAGGCTGACATTCCCATTTGTGCTGAAATCAGTTGTGGGGTTGGGTGATAAATGGCTTGGTGGGATGGTTCATGGTGGAATCTTGAAGATGGGACTTGAGTTCGATGGTTTTGTGAGAGTTTCTTTGGTTGATATGTATGCGAAAATGGAGTTGTTAAGTCTTGCGTTGCAGTTGTTCGATGAAAGTCCTGAGAGAAATAAGCTTGATAGTGTGCTTCTGTGGAATGTGGTGATCAATGGGTGTTGTAAAAGTGGGATCTTGGAAAAGGCTGTGGAGTTGTTTGAGGCGATGCCAGAGAGAAATTTCGGGTCTTGGAATAGTTTAATTAATGGGCTGATGAGGAATGGCAAGGTGGATAAGGCAGTGGAGCTTTTCGAGGGGATGGTTGAAAAGAATGTGGTTTCTTGGACCACAATGGTTCATGGATTGTCGCTGAATGGGATGCATGAAAAAGCGTTGGAAATGTTCTTCAATATGATCGAGGAGGAGGGTGCGAGGGCCAATGATTTAACACTTGTTTCCGTGCTTTCTGCTTGTGCAAAAACTGGGGCACTTGAGGCTGGGATGAAGATTCATAAGTATATTTTGAGCAACAAGTTTCGGTTCAATGCAGCTGTCGGAACTGCTTTGATAGACATGTATGCCAAATGTGGGCAAATTCAGTCTGCAAGTCAGGTTTTCCGTgacacaaaagaaaaggatgTCCGTACTTGGAGCGTGATGATATGGGGTTGGGCAATTCATGGATCTGTTGAGCAAGCTCTGCAATGCTTTGAAAAGATGAAGCTGACAG GGATAGAGCCCGATGAAGTAGCTTTTCTTGCAGTTTTAACTGCATGTTCACATGCTGGGCTAGTAGATGAAGGGCTTAAGTTCTTTGATAGCATGAAACTTGACTACTCCATTGAGCCTACCATGAAACATTGTGCTGTAATAGTTGATTTATATGGCCGGGCTGGCCAACTCGACAAAGCTTTAAGGTTTATTCAATGCATGGCATTGACTCCGGATTTTGTAATTTGGGGCGCCCTTTTTTCTGCCTGTCGAGCTCATAAAAACATTGAAATGGCAAAATATGTTTCAGAGAAACTCCTGCAGCTTGAGCCAAAACATTCAGGCAGCTATGTATTTATGTCAAACATTTATGCAGGGGTAGGGATATGGGAAGAAGTGGAAAGAGTGAGAACTTCAATGAAAGATAAAGGTGCAGCTAAAGATCCGGGATTGAGTCATGTGGAGGTGCATGGAAAACTACATAGTTTTGTTGCTGGTGATCAAGCTCATATgcatacaaaagagatatactcaaaattggaagaaatgaCAAATCGTGCTAGGGAACATGGTTACATTCCAGAGACTGAGTGGGTACTTCACAATattgaagaggaagagaagGAAGACGCATTAGGAACCCATAGTGAGAAGCTGGCACTTGCTTTTGGGCTCATTAGGACGAGTCCTGGGGTGGTGCTTAGGATTGTGAAGAACCTGAGAATATGTGGGGATTGCCATTCTCTGATGAAACATGTCAGTAAATTGAGTCAAAGAGAGATTGTGGTAAGAGATATAAAGCGTTTCCATCACTTCAAGGATGGAATTTGCTCATGCCAAGATTATTGGTAA
- the LOC113765949 gene encoding mitogen-activated protein kinase kinase 7-like: protein MALLKKPLILQIELPDQTIENQKIFTTSFTKPSITNVRVDSQEVAFQSDLEKLQVLGSGSEGIVYKVRDKQTSMLYALKVFRGCHPADKEIEILRSMNSPSIVGCRGIFEESIGELGILLEYMDGGSLDNLVKTKGSFPEKTVAIIAFQVLTGLDYLHARKIVHCDIKPANLLVDKQMNVKIADFGVSSKVTGSEDSCKTYAGTCAYMSPERFDPHTYGCNPFAGDVWSLGLTLMELYIGHYPYLKPGEKAESTALMFEICMEEPPRLPDLASESFQDFIQCCLQKELDKRWSVSQLLGHPFVLSGRSLALAAQGIFEETIGEVGILFEYMDAGSLDNLFKTNGSLTEDIIGSIAFQALTGLDHLHARKIVHCDIKPRSCIFDIPYLKPGQKAESTALMSEISMEEPPSLLDHAS, encoded by the exons ATGGCACTTCTCAAGAAACCCCTAATCCTTCAAATTGAACTTCCTGACCAAACAATCGAAAACCAGAAAATATTTACCACTTCTTTTACTAAACCTTCAATCACAAACGTCAGAGTTGATTCTCAAGAAGTTGCTTTCCAGTCCGATCTTGAGAAACTTCAGGTTCTTGGCTCTGGTAGTGAAGGAATTGTTTACAAAGTACGTGACAAGCAAACATCAATGTTGTACGCTTTAAAAGTTTTCCGGGGATGTCATCCTGCAGATAAAGAGATTGAAATCCTTCGTTCAATGAACTCTCCTTCAATTGTAGGATGCCGCGGCATTTTCGAGGAGAGCATAGGTGAATTAGGGATTCTTCTGGAGTACATGGATGGCGGCTCGCTTGATAATCTTGTGAAAACCAAGGGTTCGTTCCCTGAAAAAACTGTCGCCATCATAGCTTTCCAAGTACTCACTGGACTTGATTATCTGCATGCAAGAAAAATCGTTCATTGTGACATCAAACCAGCAAACCTTTTAGTTGATAAGCAGATGAATGTGAAGATTGCAGACTTTGGAGTTAGTAGTAAGGTTACTGGTTCAGAAGATTCATGCAAAACCTACGCAGGTACCTGTGCTTACATGAGCCCGGAAAGATTTGATCCCCATACCTATGGTTGCAATCCCTTTGCGGGTGATGTATGGAGCTTGGGTTTGACCTTAATGGAGTTGTATATTGGACATTATCCATACCTGAAGCCTGGAGAGAAAGCAGAATCAACGGCTCTCATGTTTGAAATATGCATGGAAGAACCTCCAAGATTACCAGATCTTGCATCAGAAAGTTTTCAAGACTTCATCCAATGTTGCTTGCAGAAGGAATTGGATAAGAGGTGGAGTGTTTCCCAGTTGTTGGGTCATCCCTTTGTATTGAGTGGAAG GTCCTTGGCTTTGGCAGCACAG GGCATCTTTGAGGAAACCATAGGTGAGGTTGGGATTCTTTTTGAGTACATGGATGCTGGCTCACTGGATAATCTTTTCAAAACCAATGGTTCACTCACTGAAGACATTATCGGGAGCATAGCTTTCCAAGCACTCACTGGACTTGATCATCTACATGCAAGAAAAATTGTTCATTGTGACATCAAGCCA CGGAGCTGTATATTTGATATTCCATACTTGAAGCCTGGACAGAAAGCAGAATCAACAGCCCTCATGTCTGAGATAAGCATGGAAGAACCTCCAAGCTTATTAGACCATGCATCATAA